A single window of Thermocrinis jamiesonii DNA harbors:
- the soxX gene encoding sulfur oxidation c-type cytochrome SoxX, translated as MRKRVLIASLLIAGLPLIAVSKQKQKESVKEEEVMAVLKSGLDQDPRFAWKLNQDESQKICSKYPSREAMPAKEIQRVMELEAKNIKYPQWGIYWGDWNEGKKLVNSSRGGRFATYGFSDKPTDKGGNCYACHLIEKGVPGGTMGPQLTGYGKRYGITKENMNTPEGLEKLKTVYNIIYNAWSLYPCSSMPRFGYHGALTPEDIINIATFLLHPDSPVNK; from the coding sequence ATGAGGAAAAGAGTTTTGATTGCAAGCTTGTTAATAGCTGGTTTGCCACTTATCGCTGTATCTAAGCAAAAACAAAAAGAATCTGTGAAAGAAGAAGAAGTAATGGCAGTGCTAAAAAGTGGGCTAGATCAGGATCCAAGGTTTGCGTGGAAGCTCAATCAAGACGAATCCCAAAAAATATGCTCTAAGTATCCATCCAGAGAGGCAATGCCTGCAAAGGAAATTCAAAGGGTGATGGAGCTTGAAGCAAAAAATATAAAGTATCCACAGTGGGGTATATACTGGGGAGATTGGAATGAGGGTAAAAAGCTCGTGAATAGTTCAAGGGGTGGAAGGTTTGCAACTTATGGTTTTTCCGACAAACCTACAGATAAGGGTGGAAACTGCTATGCTTGCCACCTTATAGAAAAGGGAGTTCCCGGTGGAACGATGGGTCCCCAGCTTACAGGTTATGGCAAAAGGTATGGCATTACCAAAGAGAATATGAACACACCCGAAGGCTTGGAAAAGCTGAAAACCGTGTATAACATCATCTACAACGCTTGGTCTTTGTATCCCTGCTCGTCTATGCCCAGGTTTGGGTATCACGGCGCTCTTACCCCAGAGGATATAATAAATATAGCGACTTTCTTACTACATCCTGACTCTCCTGTAAACAAGTAA